The window TGCCCTCGCCGAAGACTTTGTGGTTCGTGGGCCGTCCCCGGCGCAAATCGTCGTCGTCCATGGCCGGAAGATCGTCATGGACCAGGGAGTAGGTGTGCAACACCTCCAAAGCGCACGCCGTGGGCATCGCGCTTTCGGGCCGGCCGCCGCAGATCTCGGCGGCGGTCAAGCACAGGAACGGCCGCAACCGTTTCCCCCCGGCGAACACGGAATAGCGCATCGCTTTGTGGATCACCGCGGGAGGGGTGCGCTCGCGGGGCAACACTTTATTCAAGGCCCGGTCCACGCGCACGCCCCAGCGGCGCAGGACGTTCAACAAATCGGTTTGATTCAAGCTCTCGTCCTGGGAAAACTTTTTTGAATGCGCTCGATGGCCCGGGCCCGGCCGTTTTCGAGATCCACCAAAACCGCGCAAAAGAGGGCGTCGCCCTCGGCCACTTCCAACCTCACCCGAATGCCCGTCAAAAAGCGTTTCAACGCCGCGTCCTTTTGCCCGCCGATCACGCTGTCCCGGGGGCCGGCCATGCCCACGTCCCCGATGTACGCCGTGCCCTTGGGAAGGACCCGTTCGTCCGCGGTCTGCACGTGGGTGTGGGTCCCCAAAACAGCCCCCACGCGACCGTCCAGATACCACCCCATGGCCTGCTTTTCGCTGGAGGCCTCGGCGTGAAAATCCACGATCGTGGCATCGGCGGCGGCGTCCTTCAGCAAAGCGTCCGCCGTCCGGAACGGGCAATCGATGTCGTCCATCCCGTGGCGGCCCATCAACTGCATCACCGCGATCTTCTTTTCGCCCACCGGGTACAGCCCCCGTCCCCGCCCCGGCACGCCCGGGGCGTAGTTGGCCGGACGGAGCACGCGCGGGTCCTTTAAAAGCGGTTCGGTTTCGGGCCGGTCCCAGGTATGGTTCCCCAGGGTCAAGACGTCCAACCCGGCGGCGAAAAGGGCCTTGGCGGTCGGCTCGGTCAACCCCCGGCCTCCGGCCGCGTTCTCCGCGTTGCCGATGGCGAAATCCACCCCGGCTTCGCGGCGAATGGCGGGGACGAAATGCGCCACGGCCTCGCGCCCCGGCCGCCCGAAAATGTCCCCCACGAACAGAATGCGCACCCGTCCCCCTCGGTATTTAAGACGGGTAATTATAGCAAACCCAGGGAAAGAGAAACCCCTTGCGCGGAATGCGTTTGCCTATCGGCTTTAACATCTGGTAACGTCGCACGCAATATCTTCTCCACATTGGGAAGATTTCACCAAACACGAGGAGGATCCATCGAATGAGAGGCAAATGGTTGCTTGGGTGCCTTTTGGCCCTGACCGGAGCGCACAGCTTCGCCGGGGATTGGAGCGGCTTGTACGCCGGCGTCAACGGCGGGGTCACGACCATGGCGAGCGATTGGTACGATCAGGATGATTACTGGAACCGCGGCACTTTTCGTGCCCACAGTTCAGGGCAAAGCCTGGGCGGCCAGGTGGGCTTGAATTTCCAATCGGGGGCAACCGTGCTCGGGCTCGAAGTCGATTACCGGTCCGGACACATCGAAAAATTTTCCGACCTGAATGGCCTGGAATTGAAAGACGAACTGAAATCCTTGATAACGTTGCGGACCCGTTTCGGGCTCGCCATCGACGAAGGGTTGTTGTACGGCACGTTGGGCGCCGCCCGCGCCTACAGCTGGCACACTTGGCAGGATCTCCCGAACCGGTCGAAGTTCGGCAATTACAAAATCGGCGTGGTCTACGGGTTCGGTTACGAACGGAAAATCGGCGCCCGCCTTTCCCTGCGCGGGGAGTATCTGGCCACCCGCATCCCTTCGGTCACCCGCCGAGTCGACGGGCCTCCCGCCGGTCTCTCGTACGACTACGAAGTCTCCAACACCCTGTCCCACATCGGCGTTGGCCTCAATTACCACTTCTAAAAGGCCACCGGCCGTGACGGATTCGACCACGAAAAGGAGAATGTCAATGAAACGATTGGCTTTGATTTTAGCGGCCGCGGCGGGGGTTCTTCCCCTGACGTTGTCCGCATCGGATTGGAACGGATTCTACGTGGGGGCCCAGTTCGGCGCGGCGACCTACGGGACAATATGGACCGACATCAACTACGATTGGTATGGCCATTCCTTGAACCACGCGAAGGACAAAATCCTTCCCGGGGCTCAAATCGGTTACAACCGGCAATACGATCGCGTGGTGTACGGGGTCGAACTGGATTACCGCTCGGGAGCCAAACGCTCGACCCGGTATGACAACGACGTGTACAAGACCGACGAATTGAAATCCCTCATGACCTTGCGCCTTCGGGCCGGCCTGGCGGCGGACGAAAGCCTTCTCTACGGCACCGTGGGCGCGGCGCGGGCCGACGTGAACCACGACTGGATTGAAGACGGGGACGTCACCGACAGCTGGTACGGCCTCGACAACAACCGCCTCGGCCTCGCCTACGGGTTCGGCTTGGAGCATCGATTGTCGAAACGGCTATCGGCCCGGCTGGAATGGTTGCACGCCGAAATTCCCGGCGCGAAAAACCGCAACCAAGACGGTTACCAAATGGAAATTTCCGAATCCCTGGACAGCGCGTCCCTGGGATTGAATTTCCACTTCTAAGCGACGGCGATGGTCGCGGATTCGATTAATCTCATGAGGAGAACACACATGAAAAGCGTTTTGAAAGCACTCGCGATCGCGGCGCTGTCAACGGCCCCCGCGATAGCCCAAGAATGGAGCGGCCCCTACGTCGGCGCGACCGCCAGCGTTGCCACCCTGCGGACCGCCTGGACCGATGTGGAATACGATTGGTTCGGCGGCACTGTCGATCAACGGCGGTCCAAATTGAACGGCGGTCTTCAATGGGGCTATAACAACCAAAAAGGGAACTCCGTCATTGGCTGGGAATTGGATTACCGCCCCGGCCACGTTTACATCAACACCGATATGGGAAACCTCCCCCCCGTACTGGAAAAAACCGATGCGCTCCGTCATCTCGTGACCCTGCGAGGTCGTGCGGGCCTCGCGGTGGACAACGCGCTGGCCTACCTGACGGCGGGCTTGGCGCGGGGTGACATCAGGCACTCCCTCATCGCCAATGGAAATCCCAGCAACGGCTCCAGCACGCCGACGTTTTACAACAAGAACCTCGGCCTGGCTTATGGGGTGGGCTTGGAACACCGGGTTTCGGACCGCTATTCCCTGAGGGTGGAATACCTGGGCGCGGTTTGGCCGACCCAAACCGTATCCACCAACGGAGGTTCCCGGTACGACCAAAAAGACCGGGTGTCGTTCCTCTCCCTCGGTCTCAACCTCCACTACTAATCCGAACCCTTAAAAACAAAAGGCGGGCGGCCCTCACGGGCCGCCCGCCTTTTTCTTAGTTATAGGTTTGGTTCTATTATTGCAACAGTCCGCTGCGGAAAG of the Elusimicrobiota bacterium genome contains:
- a CDS encoding porin family protein, producing MKRLALILAAAAGVLPLTLSASDWNGFYVGAQFGAATYGTIWTDINYDWYGHSLNHAKDKILPGAQIGYNRQYDRVVYGVELDYRSGAKRSTRYDNDVYKTDELKSLMTLRLRAGLAADESLLYGTVGAARADVNHDWIEDGDVTDSWYGLDNNRLGLAYGFGLEHRLSKRLSARLEWLHAEIPGAKNRNQDGYQMEISESLDSASLGLNFHF
- a CDS encoding TIGR00282 family metallophosphoesterase, with translation MRILFVGDIFGRPGREAVAHFVPAIRREAGVDFAIGNAENAAGGRGLTEPTAKALFAAGLDVLTLGNHTWDRPETEPLLKDPRVLRPANYAPGVPGRGRGLYPVGEKKIAVMQLMGRHGMDDIDCPFRTADALLKDAAADATIVDFHAEASSEKQAMGWYLDGRVGAVLGTHTHVQTADERVLPKGTAYIGDVGMAGPRDSVIGGQKDAALKRFLTGIRVRLEVAEGDALFCAVLVDLENGRARAIERIQKSFPRTRA
- a CDS encoding outer membrane beta-barrel protein yields the protein MRGKWLLGCLLALTGAHSFAGDWSGLYAGVNGGVTTMASDWYDQDDYWNRGTFRAHSSGQSLGGQVGLNFQSGATVLGLEVDYRSGHIEKFSDLNGLELKDELKSLITLRTRFGLAIDEGLLYGTLGAARAYSWHTWQDLPNRSKFGNYKIGVVYGFGYERKIGARLSLRGEYLATRIPSVTRRVDGPPAGLSYDYEVSNTLSHIGVGLNYHF
- a CDS encoding porin family protein, with protein sequence MKSVLKALAIAALSTAPAIAQEWSGPYVGATASVATLRTAWTDVEYDWFGGTVDQRRSKLNGGLQWGYNNQKGNSVIGWELDYRPGHVYINTDMGNLPPVLEKTDALRHLVTLRGRAGLAVDNALAYLTAGLARGDIRHSLIANGNPSNGSSTPTFYNKNLGLAYGVGLEHRVSDRYSLRVEYLGAVWPTQTVSTNGGSRYDQKDRVSFLSLGLNLHY